From a single Bacteroidota bacterium genomic region:
- a CDS encoding formimidoylglutamase has product MSLPLIPVPVIQRFSRNDPKDIRIGEIIEFAEETPPDLHIGDVCLIGFPEDRGVVRNHGREGARGGPEKVRDMLYRLPAGNMQAGIRRFDRFRIYDLGLVQTGSSLEEAQYRLGSVVAYVLHHRAIPVVIGGGHETAYGHFLGYVQKQKAVSVINFDAHLDVRVLPADGIGNSGTPFRQMIEHPSGLLSSYAVLGIQPNSNSAYYLDYAREKSIRTEWLSDFNMRHFTLKPWVSPDHPVYATIDIDCFPASVAPGCSAPPVTGVNTEKMLVAAYDLGENPAVTSFDICEVNPLFDSDNRTAKLAALLIYQFLSGLSHRNG; this is encoded by the coding sequence ATGTCCCTTCCACTGATTCCTGTTCCTGTCATTCAACGATTTTCCCGAAACGACCCGAAGGATATCCGGATTGGCGAAATCATCGAGTTTGCAGAGGAAACACCGCCCGACCTTCACATCGGGGATGTCTGCCTCATCGGCTTCCCCGAAGACCGCGGCGTCGTGAGGAATCATGGTCGTGAAGGGGCCCGCGGAGGTCCCGAAAAAGTTCGTGATATGCTGTACCGTTTGCCTGCCGGAAACATGCAGGCTGGCATACGCCGGTTTGACCGGTTCAGAATATATGACCTGGGTCTGGTTCAGACCGGATCCAGTCTCGAGGAAGCACAATACCGGCTGGGTTCGGTGGTTGCCTATGTTCTCCATCACCGGGCCATTCCTGTGGTCATTGGTGGCGGGCACGAAACAGCCTACGGACATTTTCTGGGCTATGTTCAGAAACAAAAAGCGGTCTCGGTGATCAATTTCGATGCTCATCTGGATGTGAGAGTGCTCCCAGCCGATGGCATTGGCAACAGCGGGACACCCTTCCGTCAGATGATTGAGCATCCTTCCGGTTTGCTGAGCAGTTATGCGGTACTGGGAATACAGCCCAATTCAAATTCGGCATACTACCTCGATTATGCACGGGAAAAATCCATACGGACCGAATGGCTCTCTGACTTTAATATGAGGCATTTCACCCTCAAGCCATGGGTGTCCCCCGATCATCCGGTTTATGCCACCATTGATATCGACTGCTTTCCCGCCAGTGTGGCACCAGGGTGTTCGGCCCCGCCTGTTACCGGTGTAAATACAGAGAAAATGCTGGTGGCTGCCTATGATCTGGGAGAAAATCCGGCCGTAACCAGTTTCGATATCTGCGAAGTGAATCCCCTGTTCGACTCCGATAACCGGACCGCAAAATTAGCTGCTTTGCTCATTTACCAGTTCCTATCGGGACTGAGTCACCGGAACGGGTAA
- a CDS encoding imidazolonepropionase produces the protein MSETVFIKNIAQLKTPGPDLHDPVITLSNAGILIENGRISWVGPMEKAPVPGSAAELDATGQTVTPGLIDCHTHLVFAGDRSDEFISRTQGATYEEIAAAGGGIRTTVLKTRSASSTDLLRSARHRIRRWIQQGVTTLEIKTGYGLESESEYRLLRIIDQLKNESPIDISPTFMGAHDIPPDIDRTVWINQIIQDLIPAIAMENLAEAVDVFCEKGVYTIGESDRILAAARKAGLAIKVHADELTPIGGASLAARYQAWSADHLLCVTDQGIRDLSSSGTVAVLLPGTAFYLKKPFAPLSKLTAAGIPVALATDFNPGSCPMESLSMVMTLAALYMGMSADDCLKAVTTNAARALGRHHVTGCLLPGYRADLVIWNAPDWNHLIYHPSVNHTAAVMAQGRWIFSTGEPIECPFH, from the coding sequence ATGAGCGAGACCGTTTTTATCAAGAACATTGCCCAGTTGAAAACACCGGGCCCCGATTTACACGACCCCGTGATCACCCTTTCAAATGCCGGCATTCTCATCGAAAATGGCCGCATCTCCTGGGTCGGTCCCATGGAAAAAGCACCCGTGCCCGGATCGGCTGCCGAACTGGATGCTACCGGTCAGACCGTCACTCCCGGTCTCATTGATTGCCATACTCACCTGGTTTTTGCCGGTGACCGCTCAGACGAATTTATCAGCCGGACTCAGGGAGCCACCTACGAAGAAATTGCGGCTGCCGGCGGCGGAATACGGACGACCGTCCTCAAAACCCGTTCAGCATCCTCCACCGACCTTTTGCGATCCGCCCGGCACCGCATCCGGCGTTGGATTCAGCAAGGTGTCACCACCCTGGAAATCAAAACAGGATACGGACTGGAATCTGAATCGGAATACCGCCTGCTTCGAATCATCGACCAGCTGAAAAACGAATCCCCCATCGATATCAGTCCGACATTTATGGGAGCACATGATATTCCACCGGATATCGACCGGACGGTCTGGATCAACCAGATTATTCAGGACCTGATTCCTGCCATTGCCATGGAAAATCTTGCCGAGGCAGTGGATGTTTTTTGTGAGAAGGGGGTTTACACCATTGGAGAGTCTGACCGTATTCTCGCAGCCGCCCGCAAAGCGGGACTTGCGATAAAAGTTCATGCCGATGAACTGACTCCCATCGGAGGTGCCTCTCTGGCTGCCCGGTATCAGGCCTGGTCTGCCGATCACCTGTTGTGTGTGACCGATCAGGGAATCCGGGATCTATCCTCATCGGGAACCGTGGCTGTTTTGTTGCCGGGTACAGCCTTTTATTTGAAAAAACCCTTTGCACCGCTTTCGAAATTAACCGCTGCCGGTATTCCGGTTGCGCTCGCCACCGACTTTAACCCGGGTTCATGCCCCATGGAAAGCCTGTCCATGGTGATGACTCTCGCCGCTCTCTACATGGGGATGTCAGCAGATGACTGCCTGAAAGCTGTGACCACAAATGCGGCCCGGGCTTTGGGAAGACATCATGTGACGGGTTGTCTCCTCCCCGGTTACCGGGCGGATCTCGTCATCTGGAATGCTCCCGACTGGAACCATCTGATTTACCATCCATCCGTCAATCACACGGCCGCTGTCATGGCACAGGGTCGATGGATTTTTTCTACCGGAGAACCGATCGAATGTCCCTTCCACTGA
- a CDS encoding glycoside hydrolase family 92 protein, whose amino-acid sequence MNRLVLLLTGAFLFSDVILVTAQPDLFFGTRGTGNQFPGATVPHGMISLSPHTNSSHPVGYLAGDSVIHGFGTVHLSGASWPVFGGVTVMPGVDGRFSAVKKNERAVPGFYQVELQETGITASMAASVRSGLFHFRWNQSQAGKRQIRIGLNDQLGGPQSGFTEIINSSEMVGYQAGRSYGPSAVPYTIYYVLRFSEPAASIEIKTRYNSQFPVSPTLFLKDSLTVADLSFGNQADSVLVQVGVSFVSIANARLNLESELRGFDFGSIQRVAASLWQEALGRVSVAGGSDHFRTLFSTALYHSLLLPMTFSDVNGEYPRPGGAGVNQTTGTQLTALFLDYGWRTHYPLLSFLYPETMLQVQSSILNIAESQAWLPMTELAGRETFQAEGDPATMVLADSWFRGMVPANPVRAMSWMVKSASDTLRRNPIRPGLEDYIRLGYMPADADQPDASVIQTLDYARSDFMLARLADTLDMPNVRKDMRRRAALPFSLWDPVQNRFLPRNDQRGVVQTTADPRFWLFRYDWSRQTLTDSLGGMKDLLKVLVSMIRKNQISLSDPVQAEWPLFFMQEKAEVWRAHQVYRDYLLKTYSAGVNDYAASNEGAAESSRLVWLMMGLYPEQTGRTGYFLIPPAFETVTVQRGGRLKDQRSIIIVAEKQRPANYFIKEVSWRGKPEEDYFIPHHSLIRGGELKLEMNPRIVQVLMD is encoded by the coding sequence ATGAACCGACTCGTGCTTTTGTTAACAGGGGCCTTCCTGTTTTCTGATGTGATTCTGGTGACCGCCCAACCCGATTTGTTTTTTGGGACGCGGGGAACAGGAAATCAGTTCCCCGGTGCAACTGTGCCACATGGGATGATATCCCTTTCCCCGCATACCAATTCTTCTCACCCGGTTGGTTATTTGGCTGGTGATTCAGTTATCCACGGTTTCGGCACCGTTCATCTAAGTGGTGCATCCTGGCCGGTTTTTGGTGGAGTAACGGTCATGCCGGGTGTTGATGGCCGTTTTTCTGCTGTAAAAAAAAATGAAAGGGCAGTGCCGGGTTTTTATCAGGTTGAGCTGCAGGAAACCGGTATTACTGCATCCATGGCTGCCTCTGTTCGATCCGGGTTGTTTCATTTCAGATGGAATCAGTCACAAGCAGGGAAACGGCAGATTCGAATCGGTCTGAATGATCAGCTTGGGGGTCCGCAAAGCGGATTTACAGAAATCATCAATTCCTCAGAAATGGTTGGTTATCAGGCGGGTCGATCGTACGGACCCTCTGCGGTTCCCTACACAATTTACTATGTGCTCCGTTTCAGTGAACCTGCTGCATCCATTGAAATCAAAACCAGATACAACAGCCAGTTTCCAGTCAGTCCCACTTTGTTTCTGAAGGATTCGCTCACCGTAGCCGATCTGAGTTTTGGAAATCAGGCCGATTCTGTTCTGGTTCAGGTGGGCGTTTCCTTCGTTAGCATTGCCAATGCAAGGCTTAATCTGGAATCGGAATTGCGTGGCTTTGATTTCGGATCAATTCAGCGGGTAGCTGCCAGTCTGTGGCAGGAAGCATTGGGCCGCGTGTCGGTGGCAGGCGGAAGCGATCATTTTCGGACCCTGTTTTCGACGGCACTTTATCACAGTCTCTTGCTTCCTATGACTTTTTCTGATGTGAACGGAGAGTACCCAAGACCGGGAGGAGCTGGCGTGAATCAGACCACCGGGACCCAGCTAACTGCTCTTTTTCTCGATTATGGGTGGCGGACCCACTATCCGCTTCTGAGTTTTCTGTATCCGGAAACCATGCTACAAGTTCAATCCTCCATACTGAACATCGCCGAATCGCAGGCCTGGTTACCGATGACCGAACTGGCAGGAAGGGAAACCTTTCAGGCAGAGGGTGATCCGGCCACCATGGTTCTGGCTGACAGCTGGTTTCGTGGCATGGTCCCGGCCAATCCGGTCAGGGCCATGTCCTGGATGGTAAAGTCAGCATCGGATACGCTGCGCCGGAATCCCATTCGTCCCGGATTGGAAGATTACATCCGGTTGGGCTATATGCCGGCTGATGCCGACCAGCCCGATGCGTCGGTGATCCAGACACTTGATTATGCCCGGTCCGATTTTATGCTGGCCCGCCTGGCCGATACCCTGGACATGCCCAATGTAAGGAAGGATATGCGTCGGCGCGCTGCTTTGCCATTTTCGCTTTGGGATCCGGTTCAAAACCGGTTCCTGCCCCGGAATGATCAGCGCGGAGTGGTGCAAACGACTGCAGATCCGCGTTTCTGGCTTTTCAGGTATGACTGGTCAAGGCAAACACTGACCGACTCGCTGGGAGGTATGAAGGACCTGTTAAAGGTTCTGGTTTCCATGATCAGGAAAAACCAGATATCTCTTTCAGACCCGGTTCAGGCAGAGTGGCCCTTGTTTTTCATGCAGGAGAAGGCCGAAGTCTGGCGGGCCCATCAGGTTTACCGTGATTATCTGTTAAAAACGTATTCAGCGGGTGTTAATGATTACGCGGCATCCAATGAAGGCGCTGCGGAATCTTCCAGACTGGTCTGGCTGATGATGGGATTGTATCCCGAGCAAACCGGACGAACGGGATATTTTCTGATTCCCCCGGCCTTTGAGACAGTAACTGTTCAGAGGGGCGGACGGCTGAAGGATCAGAGATCCATCATAATTGTGGCGGAAAAGCAGAGACCAGCCAACTACTTTATCAAAGAGGTCTCCTGGCGTGGCAAACCGGAGGAGGATTATTTCATTCCCCATCACTCGCTGATAAGAGGAGGCGAACTGAAACTGGAAATGAATCCCCGGATCGTCCAGGTATTAATGGATTAA
- a CDS encoding PP2C family protein-serine/threonine phosphatase, translating to MQPKPDNWSARWLIAGLLGFLIFWIGLPYVLPVRNHEMTAGRSLVIERAEGFLKERGYPVEEYEVTARFFGDDRFGYAWHVTDYDTAMVLSRHDSLGLISPYWMVYFYKNVARSSPQRQFQVYLSPTGKITGYDFTLTGIENQEWGPAHLTPEEARQSAINQILRFGIDTTGFREKEVVSNRREQRTDHQFWFYKPDSVLKTTIRLGVLIAGSENTFLDMNVELPTSYRSDEAQSNSLAVLGGNISAFAFIIVLAFLLATFLKKYHEGEVGVSSAKMVFWLTWLVLSVDTINMLPVSPFGWGLGELSFDWIAVVQLTGRLLIFNPVAALAAFTAWSIGESYLREQHSQKMAALDGLLNRQFSTLQLAISVSRGYLAGFTLLGLMVIGMLVVILAGGKTVLSNYTPAWSSWMPAINPILAGVAGSLTAELIFRLFGNQYFSRRLKNQWAGILVSNTLWMFYAVSFWNVTFLNDAIPTLVFLFLAGLYFTWLMIRWDVLTAIMANFTVASLVSLVPFVFADPSAFWMVSVPAALLICIPAGFAISGFIRKEAFSYNPDTTPAHIRRITERVRLSRELEIARQVQLKLLPKSSPAFPGADIAGACIPALEVGGDYFDYIAISPTKMGIAVGDVSGKGLPAAIYMTLTKGIVQSNAESGTLPSRVLTKVNQLLSRTIEKGNFVSMFYAILDAESRTMTIARAGHNPAVWLLGDGKTENLKPEGLALGMERGDRFEKVIKDQTVSLSPGDIIVFYTDGYTEAMNESREEFGEERLLAAIRHQSGKPAQAIITAINDEVRKFCGQAPQHDDMTIVVIRIT from the coding sequence ATGCAACCAAAACCAGATAACTGGTCTGCCCGTTGGCTGATCGCCGGACTACTTGGATTTCTGATTTTCTGGATCGGACTTCCGTATGTTCTCCCTGTACGTAATCATGAAATGACTGCAGGCCGGTCTCTGGTCATAGAAAGGGCTGAGGGGTTTCTGAAGGAACGCGGATACCCCGTTGAAGAATATGAGGTGACGGCCCGCTTTTTCGGAGATGACCGGTTTGGTTATGCCTGGCATGTAACCGATTATGACACAGCCATGGTGTTGAGCCGTCATGATTCGCTCGGTCTGATTTCCCCCTACTGGATGGTGTACTTTTATAAAAATGTGGCCAGAAGCTCACCTCAGCGGCAGTTTCAGGTTTACCTCTCCCCGACCGGAAAAATCACAGGATATGATTTCACCCTGACTGGTATTGAAAACCAGGAATGGGGTCCTGCCCACCTGACCCCGGAAGAAGCCAGACAGTCTGCAATTAATCAGATTCTGCGCTTTGGCATCGATACTACCGGTTTCCGTGAAAAGGAAGTGGTGTCTAACCGTCGGGAACAACGCACCGATCATCAATTCTGGTTTTATAAACCTGATTCTGTTCTGAAAACCACCATCCGGCTTGGTGTCCTGATTGCAGGCAGCGAAAATACTTTTCTCGATATGAACGTCGAGTTGCCAACCAGCTACCGGAGTGACGAAGCACAATCCAATTCATTAGCGGTATTAGGTGGGAACATTTCTGCTTTTGCTTTTATCATTGTTCTGGCCTTCCTGCTGGCTACCTTTCTGAAAAAATACCACGAAGGAGAAGTCGGCGTTTCCTCGGCCAAAATGGTATTCTGGCTCACATGGCTGGTGCTTTCAGTCGATACCATCAATATGCTTCCGGTGTCCCCCTTCGGATGGGGACTTGGGGAACTCAGTTTTGACTGGATTGCAGTGGTTCAGCTGACCGGCCGGCTGCTCATTTTCAATCCGGTTGCCGCATTGGCTGCCTTTACGGCCTGGAGCATCGGTGAATCTTATCTGAGGGAACAGCACAGCCAGAAAATGGCCGCCCTCGATGGGTTGCTCAACCGGCAGTTCAGCACCCTTCAACTGGCAATCTCTGTCAGCAGAGGGTATCTGGCCGGATTTACCCTGCTGGGTCTGATGGTGATCGGAATGTTGGTCGTGATTCTGGCAGGTGGGAAAACGGTTCTTTCCAACTATACGCCTGCCTGGAGTTCATGGATGCCAGCTATTAACCCCATTCTGGCCGGAGTGGCCGGCTCACTCACCGCAGAATTAATTTTCCGGTTATTCGGAAATCAATACTTTTCAAGACGTCTCAAAAACCAGTGGGCCGGCATTCTGGTTTCGAACACTCTCTGGATGTTTTATGCCGTATCCTTCTGGAACGTTACCTTTCTGAATGATGCCATTCCAACGCTGGTTTTTCTTTTCCTGGCCGGTCTGTACTTCACCTGGCTGATGATCAGATGGGATGTTCTGACTGCCATCATGGCCAACTTCACGGTTGCCAGTCTGGTTTCTCTGGTTCCCTTTGTCTTTGCAGACCCGTCGGCTTTCTGGATGGTGTCCGTTCCGGCCGCCCTGCTCATCTGCATTCCGGCCGGATTTGCAATCAGTGGCTTTATCCGTAAAGAGGCCTTTTCATACAATCCCGATACCACACCAGCTCACATCCGCCGGATCACTGAACGGGTGAGGTTATCACGGGAATTGGAAATTGCACGACAGGTTCAATTAAAACTGCTGCCAAAATCAAGTCCGGCCTTTCCGGGTGCAGATATCGCCGGTGCCTGTATCCCCGCTCTGGAAGTCGGGGGTGATTATTTCGATTATATCGCCATCAGTCCGACCAAAATGGGAATTGCAGTTGGTGATGTGTCCGGAAAGGGTCTCCCTGCCGCCATTTACATGACACTGACCAAAGGAATTGTTCAGTCAAATGCTGAATCGGGAACCCTTCCTTCGCGGGTACTGACGAAAGTGAATCAATTGCTTTCACGTACCATCGAAAAAGGAAATTTTGTGTCGATGTTTTATGCCATACTCGATGCAGAATCCCGGACCATGACCATTGCCCGGGCGGGCCACAATCCGGCTGTCTGGTTGCTGGGTGATGGAAAAACTGAAAACCTGAAACCGGAGGGACTGGCTCTCGGAATGGAACGTGGTGACCGTTTCGAGAAGGTGATCAAAGATCAGACCGTGTCTCTAAGCCCGGGTGACATCATTGTTTTCTACACCGACGGATACACCGAGGCCATGAATGAATCCCGTGAGGAATTCGGAGAGGAGCGTTTACTCGCGGCAATCCGTCATCAATCGGGAAAACCTGCACAGGCGATTATTACGGCCATCAATGATGAAGTGAGGAAATTCTGCGGGCAGGCTCCTCAGCACGATGACATGACCATTGTGGTCATCCGCATCACTTAA
- a CDS encoding TonB family protein has translation MKPNILALAGLLILMIPAGLAAQTGKISGRVIGDHTQEPLSAATVIISVKGEARQSVRSNANGNFSFSNLEPGTYDLIVNKKGYNRFSKAVRVNPDFTLRLIIPVEGGEKPVSKGVLIASNSSKSVEVKQPGLTQIKPVADQIQGAEPGPSADTSSEYPGLQTIPEEVPADVLVDYPDTEPAPEGGLKAVIRNIEYPDQAIRMFIQGKVVVSVLVNSKGEPERVDVLTSAHPVLSEAAINTIYKTRFIAATQGGRAISARVNLPVQFVLR, from the coding sequence ATGAAACCAAACATCCTTGCATTGGCCGGACTATTGATTCTGATGATTCCTGCAGGTTTGGCTGCACAGACCGGAAAAATTTCGGGCCGGGTGATCGGGGACCACACTCAGGAACCACTTTCCGCTGCCACGGTCATCATCAGTGTGAAAGGGGAAGCCAGGCAATCGGTGCGGTCAAATGCCAACGGAAATTTCAGTTTTTCAAATCTTGAACCCGGCACCTATGACCTGATTGTGAACAAGAAGGGATACAACCGGTTCAGCAAAGCTGTTCGTGTGAATCCGGATTTCACTCTCAGACTGATTATCCCGGTGGAAGGCGGAGAGAAGCCCGTTTCCAAAGGAGTCCTGATTGCATCAAACTCATCAAAATCAGTGGAAGTAAAGCAACCCGGGCTGACCCAGATCAAACCCGTTGCCGACCAGATACAGGGGGCAGAACCAGGGCCTTCGGCCGATACATCTTCAGAATATCCGGGGCTGCAAACCATACCTGAAGAAGTTCCTGCTGATGTTCTGGTAGACTATCCTGATACCGAACCGGCACCTGAAGGTGGGCTAAAAGCGGTGATCAGGAATATCGAGTACCCTGATCAGGCGATCCGGATGTTTATTCAGGGAAAAGTGGTTGTTTCGGTTTTAGTGAACAGCAAGGGAGAGCCCGAGCGTGTGGATGTTCTGACAAGTGCACACCCGGTTCTTAGTGAAGCAGCCATCAACACCATTTACAAAACCAGGTTCATTGCGGCAACTCAGGGAGGAAGGGCCATCAGTGCAAGAGTCAATCTTCCGGTCCAGTTTGTGCTGCGCTGA
- a CDS encoding UvrD-helicase domain-containing protein has protein sequence MSRFLDELNERQREAAATVAGPVMIIAGAGSGKTRVLTFRAAHLLAEKHAQPWQLLLLTFTNKASREMQGRISAITGETISKGIWMGTFHSVFARILRYEADKIGYTKQFSIYDTEDQESLIKRILADKQVNTQQFPVRMIMSKISSAKNRMWYPADFHQAAVFPADVKAAEVYEEYQVRLKEANSMDFDDLLMKPIELFKARPESLARYQDQFRYLMIDEYQDTNRAQYLISKMLAAKNRNICVVGDDAQSIYSWRGADIQNILDFEKDYPEARVVRLEQNYRSTQRILSVADSVIKANKDQIKKTLWTDNPEGDHITLIEADSERDESTKIAACIQNLKITKGYQNRDFAILYRTNAQSRAMEDGLRRISVPYIIIGGIQFYKRKEVKDVLAYLKMLINPKDEESFRRIINYPARGIGETALNRLLDYAHQANRSPVELLQSADMIGGLNAKQRQSLTELGQAIQSTRSNLSNSPLGLLIRTYIEQVGILRDLGQEQTQEGRARVENVQELINAIEEFAAGRTDASLDAFLQEVALVTDVDNLDGERNAVTLMTLHAAKGLEFPVVFLAGLEDGLFPLSGAMDDPRQMEEERRLCYVGVTRAEKLLFLSHAKTRFRFGQSEYTIRSRFIDEMDLTHIRTEGRVQAESKPRQAAFMTGLGDSSREEYSQKNPYYWRDEKYKNQKSSSKERTVVYDSGQADIRAGVYVQHAKFGKGRVESVAGSGDTRKAVVHFIGAGVKTLVLKFANLQVVR, from the coding sequence ATGTCCCGATTTTTAGATGAATTGAATGAGCGCCAGCGCGAGGCGGCTGCCACTGTGGCCGGACCGGTCATGATTATTGCCGGCGCCGGCTCCGGAAAGACCCGTGTGCTGACCTTCCGCGCCGCCCACCTGCTTGCTGAAAAGCATGCCCAGCCCTGGCAACTGCTCCTCCTGACTTTTACAAACAAAGCATCGCGTGAAATGCAGGGTCGTATTTCGGCCATTACCGGCGAGACCATCAGCAAGGGAATCTGGATGGGGACCTTCCACTCGGTGTTTGCACGGATCCTTCGATATGAAGCCGATAAAATTGGCTATACCAAACAATTCAGCATTTACGATACCGAGGATCAGGAAAGCCTCATCAAACGGATTCTGGCAGATAAGCAGGTGAATACCCAGCAATTCCCCGTCCGGATGATCATGTCGAAAATTTCGTCTGCCAAAAACCGGATGTGGTACCCGGCCGATTTTCACCAGGCTGCTGTTTTCCCGGCCGATGTAAAGGCCGCCGAGGTTTATGAGGAATACCAGGTCAGGCTGAAAGAAGCCAATTCAATGGATTTCGATGACCTGCTCATGAAACCCATCGAACTGTTCAAAGCACGTCCCGAAAGTCTCGCCCGGTATCAGGATCAGTTTCGTTACCTGATGATCGATGAATATCAGGATACGAACCGTGCGCAATATCTGATTTCGAAAATGCTTGCCGCTAAAAACCGCAACATCTGCGTGGTGGGAGACGATGCCCAGTCCATTTACTCCTGGCGCGGGGCCGATATTCAGAATATCCTTGATTTCGAAAAAGACTATCCCGAAGCGCGGGTCGTCCGTCTGGAACAGAATTACCGGTCTACCCAACGGATATTATCAGTAGCCGACTCTGTTATTAAAGCAAATAAGGACCAGATTAAGAAAACCCTTTGGACCGATAACCCGGAAGGTGATCACATCACCCTGATTGAAGCAGATTCTGAGCGGGATGAATCGACAAAAATTGCAGCCTGCATCCAGAATCTTAAAATCACAAAAGGGTACCAGAACCGGGATTTTGCCATCCTTTACCGGACGAATGCCCAAAGCCGTGCCATGGAAGATGGCCTCCGCCGCATTTCCGTTCCCTATATCATTATCGGGGGCATCCAGTTTTACAAGCGCAAGGAAGTCAAAGACGTTCTTGCCTATCTGAAAATGCTGATCAATCCGAAAGACGAGGAAAGTTTCCGGCGGATCATCAACTATCCGGCACGCGGAATCGGTGAAACGGCTTTAAACCGGTTACTGGACTATGCGCATCAGGCCAACCGGAGTCCGGTGGAATTGCTTCAGTCGGCCGATATGATCGGCGGACTGAACGCCAAACAACGTCAGTCACTGACTGAACTCGGGCAAGCCATTCAGTCAACCCGGTCCAACTTGTCCAATTCCCCTTTGGGTCTTCTGATCAGAACCTACATTGAGCAGGTCGGAATTCTTCGCGATCTCGGTCAGGAACAGACACAGGAAGGTCGGGCTCGCGTGGAAAACGTGCAGGAACTGATCAATGCCATCGAGGAATTTGCCGCGGGCAGGACCGATGCCAGCCTGGATGCCTTTCTGCAGGAAGTGGCGTTGGTGACCGATGTGGATAATCTGGATGGCGAACGAAATGCGGTGACGCTGATGACCCTTCATGCAGCGAAAGGATTGGAATTTCCCGTGGTGTTTCTTGCCGGACTGGAAGATGGACTTTTCCCTCTATCCGGAGCCATGGATGATCCCCGCCAGATGGAAGAAGAACGCCGGTTGTGCTATGTGGGTGTCACCCGGGCCGAAAAACTCCTTTTCCTCTCCCATGCCAAGACCCGTTTCCGTTTTGGCCAGTCAGAGTATACCATCCGAAGCCGGTTTATTGACGAAATGGACCTCACTCACATCAGGACCGAAGGTCGGGTTCAGGCCGAATCCAAGCCACGTCAGGCCGCCTTCATGACCGGATTGGGTGACAGCAGCCGTGAAGAATACAGCCAGAAAAATCCATATTACTGGCGCGATGAGAAATACAAAAACCAGAAATCATCCTCAAAGGAACGAACGGTGGTATATGACTCCGGTCAGGCAGATATCCGCGCTGGGGTATATGTTCAGCATGCCAAGTTCGGCAAGGGACGGGTTGAATCGGTAGCCGGGTCCGGTGATACCCGAAAGGCAGTGGTTCATTTCATCGGAGCCGGCGTAAAAACCCTGGTTCTGAAATTCGCAAACCTTCAGGTGGTTCGCTGA